One region of Chryseobacterium muglaense genomic DNA includes:
- a CDS encoding MFS transporter: MKNFNIKAVLFLNYFVFAILLNSVGTVILQMQQNFGITKSSASVLEGFKDLPIAICSFILASFLPKIGIKKSMLIALFLVSCMCFVMPFANDFWFFKLLFTIVGISFALIKISVFTSIGLVTNTDKEHSSFMGYLEGFFMIGVLVGNVLFSLFIDDHNPKSTHWLNVYWVLGGLSTLSFLFLFFTKLNEAEAKSEKTDLLGDLKNSISLFSYKKVLFFLLCAFLFVLVEQSFQTWTPTFYKEILKVPTSMSIQAGAVLAGAFALGRFLSGFFSKKFSWIYVVSFCVVGFAISILLVLPLTHDIHINTNTNWFNAPLVVYLFPLMGGLLAPIYPSINSVILASIPKYLHSAMAGLIVVFSAIGGTVGSIITGFVFQEFSGQQAFYLSLIPLSLLIVSAIIMNKLKINPKK, from the coding sequence ATGAAAAATTTCAACATCAAAGCGGTTCTGTTTTTAAACTACTTCGTTTTTGCGATTCTTTTGAATTCTGTAGGAACGGTTATTTTACAGATGCAGCAAAATTTCGGAATTACAAAATCTTCTGCAAGTGTTTTGGAAGGTTTTAAAGATTTACCGATTGCAATTTGCTCATTTATTTTGGCGTCATTTTTACCAAAAATAGGAATCAAAAAATCAATGTTGATTGCATTGTTTTTGGTAAGTTGTATGTGTTTTGTGATGCCTTTTGCCAATGATTTCTGGTTTTTCAAATTATTGTTTACCATTGTTGGGATTTCTTTCGCATTAATTAAAATTTCAGTTTTTACTTCAATCGGGTTGGTGACCAATACTGATAAAGAACACTCAAGTTTTATGGGTTACCTGGAAGGTTTTTTTATGATTGGAGTTTTGGTAGGGAATGTTTTATTCAGTCTTTTTATTGATGATCATAATCCTAAATCTACCCATTGGCTTAATGTATATTGGGTTTTGGGAGGACTTTCAACATTATCTTTTTTGTTTTTATTCTTTACCAAATTGAATGAAGCTGAAGCTAAAAGTGAGAAAACCGATTTGCTGGGAGATTTAAAAAACAGCATTAGTTTATTCAGTTACAAAAAAGTATTGTTCTTTTTGCTGTGTGCTTTCCTTTTTGTTTTGGTGGAACAAAGTTTCCAGACCTGGACACCTACTTTTTATAAAGAAATTTTAAAAGTTCCGACTTCGATGTCTATTCAGGCGGGAGCTGTTTTAGCAGGAGCTTTTGCGTTGGGGCGATTTTTATCGGGCTTTTTCTCTAAGAAATTCAGTTGGATCTATGTGGTTTCTTTCTGTGTCGTAGGCTTTGCAATAAGCATTCTTTTGGTCTTGCCATTAACTCATGACATTCATATTAACACCAATACCAATTGGTTCAACGCTCCGCTCGTCGTGTATTTATTTCCATTAATGGGTGGATTGTTGGCTCCGATTTATCCAAGTATCAATTCGGTGATTTTGGCATCGATTCCGAAATATTTACACAGTGCAATGGCAGGTTTAATTGTCGTTTTCTCAGCAATCGGAGGCACGGTAGGTTCTATTATAACCGGTTTTGTATTTCAGGAATTCAGCGGACAACAGGCGTTTTATCTTTCATTAATTCCGCTTTCGTTGCTTATTGTTTCTGCAATTATCATGAATAAATTAAAAATAAATCCTAAAAAATAA